A single window of Syntrophotalea acetylenica DNA harbors:
- a CDS encoding PQQ-binding-like beta-propeller repeat protein, translating to MAENPWNCMHNDSYQSDVYPTPGPLGSNPVVSSTWLGPPDGIQAIVVGMTFDRANNLLIAASIKVLREQGFAFVQLTLIDATTLATLARFDLPRETLTGTGFRPAGTYFYMAQDNRIVIGTKDRTIWLVSYSFDSPTGLWSFHHDNEAAPWDLTAHIPQGDSIQGLQPDWSGLLWFTSKGGVVGTLDMDTGLVIDSLQLPGERIVNGHAAGEEGGVYIASTLAMYRFDADSDGAPSISWRKTYDAGTHIKEGQTDIGTGTTPTLMGDRFVTITDNGQPQMHVLVYDRADGHLVCSEPVFQPGQASNENSLVATDTSIIVENNFGYKNALKDTTHGRTTTPGLARIDVENDACRTVWTNESESIPTLITKMSLATGLIYTYTKPKGPAATDPWYFTAIDFETGETVWKILAGVGVLYNNHYAGAYLGPDGTLYVGVLGGIVAVRDGE from the coding sequence ATGGCCGAAAATCCTTGGAACTGCATGCACAACGACAGTTACCAGAGCGATGTCTATCCGACCCCGGGCCCGCTCGGTAGTAATCCTGTCGTTTCATCGACCTGGCTGGGGCCCCCGGACGGCATCCAGGCGATCGTTGTCGGCATGACATTCGACAGGGCAAACAATCTTTTGATTGCGGCCTCCATCAAGGTGTTGAGAGAGCAGGGATTTGCCTTTGTTCAACTGACCCTGATCGATGCCACAACCCTGGCGACCCTGGCCCGATTCGACCTTCCCAGGGAGACCTTGACCGGAACCGGCTTCCGGCCGGCAGGGACCTATTTCTACATGGCCCAAGACAACCGAATCGTTATCGGAACCAAGGACCGTACCATCTGGCTGGTCTCCTACTCCTTTGATAGCCCGACGGGGCTGTGGTCCTTTCATCATGACAATGAAGCGGCTCCGTGGGATCTGACCGCCCATATTCCTCAAGGCGACTCGATCCAGGGATTGCAGCCCGATTGGTCGGGGCTTCTCTGGTTTACCAGCAAGGGCGGTGTTGTGGGCACACTCGACATGGATACGGGTCTGGTGATCGATTCTCTGCAGCTCCCGGGTGAGCGGATCGTGAACGGCCACGCCGCCGGGGAAGAAGGAGGCGTTTACATTGCCTCCACCCTGGCAATGTATCGTTTTGATGCAGACTCCGACGGAGCACCCTCCATCTCCTGGAGGAAAACATATGACGCCGGGACCCATATCAAAGAAGGACAGACGGATATCGGGACGGGAACGACCCCGACTCTGATGGGCGACAGATTCGTAACCATTACCGATAACGGACAGCCGCAAATGCATGTGCTGGTGTACGACCGTGCAGATGGACATTTGGTGTGCTCCGAGCCGGTATTCCAGCCCGGTCAGGCCTCCAACGAAAATTCGCTGGTTGCCACCGACACCTCGATCATCGTGGAAAACAATTTTGGCTACAAGAACGCGCTGAAGGATACGACCCACGGACGAACCACCACCCCGGGCCTCGCCCGGATCGATGTGGAGAATGACGCATGCCGAACGGTGTGGACGAATGAATCCGAGAGCATTCCTACCCTGATCACGAAGATGTCGCTGGCCACCGGTCTCATTTACACCTATACCAAGCCGAAGGGGCCCGCAGCCACCGATCCCTGGTATTTCACGGCCATCGATTTTGAAACCGGCGAGACCGTCTGGAAGATTCTCGCCGGGGTGGGAGTCCTCTACAACAATCATTATGCCGGAGCGTACCTGGGCCCCGACGGAACGCTATATGTAGGTGTTCTGGGCGGCATTGTCGCAGTGCGTGACGGAGAGTAA
- a CDS encoding S8 family serine peptidase: MKRIALGFSLALAIALSLVPAIKADPLKHERYIVVFHDWVASPAQEARQISAKLGGQMGFVYEHALKGFSIAVPAQALPALKQNPKVNYVATDDVRYAFAQSLPTGIARIYADLNNTIDIDGVDDWRVDVDVAVIDTGVDFQHPDLNVVGGINCSGGNPIKAKCETGGDDDHYHGTHVAGTIGALDNGIGVVGVAPGARLWAVKVLNSSGSGYTSWIVAGIDWVAANADKIEVANMSLGGSGWNQAEYDAIQGAVKKGVAFAVAAGNSGADANNYSPAAFDNVLTVSALADFDGLEGGYGDPTCRVDLDDTLADFSNWGSAVNLAAPGVCILSTFPLEQGEYGTISGTSMASPHVAGALALLASRNNPDNATDVATLYNQVISQGNFNWSDDSGDGVQEALLDVGDSSVFAPLLVAGSGSGPAPTNNPPTADIANPTDGASFDSGATITFTGTASDTEDGDLTDTLSWASDVDGPIGTGGSFSAILSGGLHTITASVADSGGLTGSTSIAITVDGSGGDTIVLNVAAYKVRGTQYADLTWNGAASSNVDVYRNGDKITTTPNDEAYTDGPLGKGGGSATYQVCESDTLTCSNIVPVIW, from the coding sequence ATGAAACGCATTGCGCTCGGCTTTTCATTGGCTCTGGCGATAGCTCTGAGTCTCGTCCCCGCGATAAAAGCGGACCCCTTAAAGCATGAAAGATATATCGTCGTTTTCCATGATTGGGTGGCTTCCCCTGCGCAAGAAGCCAGGCAGATCTCCGCAAAGCTTGGTGGTCAAATGGGATTCGTTTATGAGCACGCACTCAAGGGGTTTTCCATAGCAGTACCAGCCCAGGCGCTGCCCGCCCTGAAACAAAACCCCAAGGTCAACTATGTGGCGACGGATGATGTCCGCTATGCTTTTGCCCAATCCCTTCCCACGGGAATTGCGCGAATTTACGCCGATCTTAACAATACTATCGACATTGACGGCGTCGATGATTGGCGGGTCGATGTCGACGTGGCCGTCATCGATACGGGCGTGGACTTTCAGCATCCGGACCTGAATGTAGTGGGCGGAATAAACTGCAGCGGCGGCAACCCGATTAAAGCAAAATGCGAGACGGGAGGCGACGACGACCATTATCATGGCACCCACGTGGCGGGCACCATCGGCGCATTGGATAATGGCATCGGCGTTGTCGGCGTCGCACCCGGGGCGCGCCTGTGGGCGGTCAAGGTCCTGAATTCCAGTGGATCCGGTTATACTTCCTGGATCGTTGCCGGCATCGACTGGGTCGCCGCCAACGCAGACAAGATCGAAGTGGCGAACATGAGCCTCGGCGGTAGCGGGTGGAACCAGGCCGAATACGATGCCATCCAGGGAGCCGTCAAGAAGGGGGTGGCCTTCGCCGTGGCCGCCGGCAATTCCGGCGCCGATGCGAACAACTACAGCCCGGCCGCTTTTGACAATGTGCTGACGGTCAGCGCGTTGGCTGATTTCGATGGGCTGGAGGGCGGCTATGGCGATCCGACCTGCCGCGTCGACCTGGACGACACCCTGGCCGATTTCAGCAACTGGGGTTCGGCTGTCAACCTGGCTGCCCCGGGCGTCTGCATTCTGTCCACCTTTCCCCTGGAGCAGGGAGAATACGGCACCATCAGCGGCACTTCCATGGCCAGCCCTCATGTCGCGGGGGCGCTGGCTTTGCTGGCGAGCAGGAACAACCCCGACAACGCGACGGATGTTGCCACCCTTTACAACCAGGTAATCAGCCAGGGCAACTTCAATTGGAGCGATGACTCCGGCGACGGTGTCCAGGAAGCGCTTCTTGATGTCGGCGATTCAAGTGTCTTTGCTCCCTTGCTGGTTGCTGGGAGCGGTAGCGGCCCTGCTCCAACCAATAATCCTCCTACCGCCGATATCGCTAATCCGACCGATGGGGCTTCGTTCGACTCTGGCGCTACCATAACCTTCACCGGCACAGCATCCGACACGGAAGACGGAGACCTCACCGACACTTTGAGCTGGGCCTCCGATGTGGACGGACCGATCGGTACGGGTGGCTCTTTCAGCGCGATCCTTAGCGGCGGCTTACACACCATCACCGCTTCTGTGGCCGATTCCGGCGGCTTAACCGGCAGCACCAGTATTGCGATCACCGTTGATGGCAGCGGGGGCGATACCATTGTGCTCAACGTTGCCGCTTACAAAGTCAGAGGCACCCAATATGCGGACCTGACCTGGAACGGCGCGGCCTCAAGCAACGTGGATGTCTACCGCAACGGCGACAAAATCACCACCACCCCTAACGATGAGGCGTACACGGACGGTCCTTTGGGCAAAGGAGGCGGTTCAGCCACCTACCAGGTATGCGAGAGTGACACATTGACATGCTCAAACATAGTGCCCGTAATATGGTGA
- a CDS encoding thiamine pyrophosphate-dependent enzyme, with protein MMPQDYELPDLDIAWCPGCGNFGILTLLKKALAELSIEPRQLVIASGIGQAAKTPHYLKSHVFNGLHGRALPAATAIKAGNPQLTVIAQGGDGDMYGEGGNHFLHAIRRNPDLTHLVHDNMVYGLTKGQASPTSQPGFVTPLQVDGVCQEPFNPLSVAIALNASFVARIYVGAVAHAVTVLKAALRHHGYALVDILQPCVSFNRLNTYEWFEEHCYFLEEGHDPEDRQAAFARACETERLPLGIFYRDSKRKTFEEHLAAYRHDSRPLYQRSPNTGRLHELINDKRLN; from the coding sequence ATGATGCCCCAGGATTACGAGCTGCCCGATTTGGATATCGCCTGGTGCCCCGGATGCGGCAATTTTGGCATTCTAACGCTACTCAAGAAGGCCTTGGCGGAACTTTCGATAGAGCCCCGGCAACTTGTCATCGCTTCGGGGATAGGGCAGGCCGCCAAAACCCCTCATTATCTGAAATCCCACGTGTTCAACGGCCTGCATGGCCGGGCTCTGCCAGCCGCTACCGCCATCAAGGCAGGTAACCCGCAATTGACGGTCATCGCTCAAGGGGGCGACGGGGACATGTACGGCGAGGGGGGAAACCACTTTTTGCATGCCATCCGACGCAACCCCGATCTGACACACCTGGTGCACGACAATATGGTTTACGGTCTGACCAAGGGGCAGGCCTCGCCGACCAGCCAGCCGGGATTCGTCACCCCCCTGCAGGTCGACGGCGTCTGCCAGGAACCCTTCAACCCCCTGAGCGTCGCTATCGCCCTGAACGCCAGTTTCGTGGCGCGCATATACGTCGGCGCCGTTGCACACGCGGTGACCGTTCTGAAAGCGGCCCTCCGCCATCACGGCTATGCATTGGTCGATATTCTGCAGCCCTGCGTCAGTTTCAATCGGCTCAATACCTATGAGTGGTTTGAAGAACACTGCTATTTTTTGGAAGAGGGACATGACCCGGAGGATCGTCAGGCAGCCTTCGCTCGGGCCTGCGAAACCGAGCGACTTCCTCTCGGCATTTTTTATCGTGATTCAAAAAGAAAAACCTTCGAAGAACATTTGGCGGCATACAGGCACGATAGTCGTCCTCTTTACCAGCGGTCCCCGAACACAGGCAGGTTGCATGAGCTGATAAATGATAAACGTCTCAATTAA
- a CDS encoding 2-oxoacid:acceptor oxidoreductase subunit alpha, which translates to MSSEYRWETNVNMVLAGAAGQGIQTIEQGVTRLLKQAGFHVFATKEYMSRIRGGSNSTQIRIASHPIAAPLDRIDLFIPLDEAAFIRYSPRLTSASLVLGDRSRLPSHPGLVDMPLAALAEKAGDSRYANSVAIGAVMGLLGVCPNLMNDFLCQRYVDQPEKVIEGNQAAATAGYEAGRNLVENGRVQIALQSSPGVSNDLLLNGSEAVGLGALAGGCNFISSYPMSPATAVLTFLARQAADFGLVVDQAEDEIAAVNMALGAWFAGARGLVSTSGGGFDLMAEGLSLAGMIESPLVVHLAQRPGPATGLPTRTEQGDLLLALHSGHGEFPRLLLAPGGLQEAFALTRQAFHLADKYQVPVIILTDQFLVDSFGNIPDLDIIDLQVKHHFIKSEADYARYQVTASGISPRALPGYGEGMVCLDSDEHDESGHISEDLALRRTMTEKRLRKGGELLNDAIAPKLLGSSDYHTLVIGWGSTCHVLREALETLGEQPVAGLHFSQVYPLPPQSEQWLLRAEQLVVVECNATGQFADLLEQAAGCRIDHRILKYDGLPFTVEDLVARLRAALDLPDQTDQEGGI; encoded by the coding sequence ATGTCTTCCGAGTATAGGTGGGAAACTAACGTTAACATGGTGCTCGCCGGTGCAGCAGGTCAAGGCATACAGACCATTGAACAGGGGGTGACCCGATTGCTGAAACAGGCCGGGTTTCATGTCTTTGCCACCAAAGAGTACATGTCCCGCATTCGTGGCGGCAGCAATTCTACGCAGATCCGTATCGCTTCTCATCCGATTGCCGCCCCCCTGGATCGAATCGACCTTTTTATTCCCCTTGACGAGGCGGCTTTTATACGCTACTCGCCAAGACTGACTTCTGCCAGTCTGGTTCTCGGCGATCGGTCTCGGCTACCGAGTCATCCAGGGCTTGTCGATATGCCGCTAGCAGCCCTGGCTGAAAAAGCCGGCGACAGCCGCTATGCCAACAGTGTGGCCATTGGTGCGGTTATGGGCCTCTTGGGCGTTTGTCCGAATCTGATGAATGACTTCTTGTGCCAGCGTTATGTTGACCAGCCAGAAAAGGTGATCGAAGGTAACCAGGCGGCAGCAACCGCAGGCTATGAAGCCGGTCGCAATTTGGTGGAAAACGGCCGGGTGCAGATAGCGCTGCAATCCTCTCCAGGCGTATCCAATGACCTGCTTCTGAACGGCAGTGAGGCGGTTGGACTCGGCGCCCTGGCCGGAGGCTGTAACTTTATCTCGTCCTACCCGATGTCGCCAGCTACGGCTGTGCTGACTTTCCTGGCCAGGCAGGCGGCCGATTTTGGCCTGGTGGTCGATCAGGCCGAAGATGAAATCGCCGCCGTCAATATGGCGCTCGGTGCCTGGTTCGCCGGTGCGCGCGGGCTGGTTTCCACCTCCGGAGGCGGATTCGATCTTATGGCCGAGGGACTCAGCCTTGCGGGTATGATTGAATCGCCGCTGGTTGTCCATCTTGCCCAACGCCCCGGGCCGGCCACCGGGCTGCCCACCCGCACCGAGCAGGGTGATCTGCTCTTGGCACTCCACAGCGGTCACGGCGAGTTCCCGCGGCTTCTTCTGGCCCCCGGCGGCCTGCAGGAAGCCTTTGCCCTGACCCGCCAGGCGTTTCACCTCGCTGACAAATACCAGGTTCCGGTGATCATTCTCACCGACCAGTTTCTGGTCGATTCATTCGGCAATATTCCGGACCTCGATATCATTGACCTGCAAGTTAAGCATCATTTCATAAAATCCGAGGCCGATTATGCCCGTTACCAGGTTACCGCCAGCGGCATATCGCCCCGGGCTTTACCCGGCTACGGCGAAGGGATGGTCTGTCTCGACAGCGATGAGCACGATGAGTCGGGACACATCAGCGAAGACCTTGCGTTGCGCCGCACTATGACGGAAAAACGCTTGCGCAAAGGCGGTGAGTTATTGAATGACGCCATTGCTCCGAAGCTTTTGGGGAGCAGCGATTATCACACCCTTGTGATCGGCTGGGGATCCACCTGTCATGTCCTTCGGGAGGCTTTGGAAACCCTCGGGGAACAGCCGGTGGCCGGGCTCCATTTCAGCCAGGTTTATCCATTACCGCCTCAGTCCGAACAATGGCTGCTGCGGGCCGAACAACTGGTGGTGGTGGAATGCAACGCCACCGGGCAGTTTGCCGATCTGCTTGAGCAGGCTGCCGGTTGCCGCATCGATCATCGGATATTGAAGTACGACGGACTGCCTTTTACCGTGGAGGACCTTGTCGCCCGATTGCGGGCCGCGCTCGATCTGCCGGACCAAACAGACCAGGAAGGTGGTATATGA
- the yedF gene encoding sulfurtransferase-like selenium metabolism protein YedF: MAKCVIDCRGLPCPQPVVKTKKAMEASPDGEIEVLLNDDIAFENVSRLAAGRQWAVVDVTRKGSDIHLLLRAENAAIGEPRPSSAAEQDATLVYCVSDRIGSGDDKLGELLMQSFIKSLLDMPPLPKRMIFLNSAVRLATEGSAVLETLQHLEKQGVEIFSCGTCLDFFGLKEQLRVGKATNMFDVITSLRTFERVVQP, from the coding sequence ATGGCCAAATGTGTTATCGATTGCCGGGGATTGCCCTGCCCGCAGCCCGTGGTGAAGACCAAAAAGGCGATGGAGGCGTCGCCGGACGGAGAGATCGAAGTGCTGCTGAACGACGACATCGCCTTCGAGAACGTTTCGCGACTTGCCGCCGGCCGTCAGTGGGCGGTTGTCGACGTGACCCGCAAGGGGAGCGATATTCATCTTCTGCTGAGAGCGGAGAATGCCGCCATCGGGGAGCCTCGACCGAGTTCTGCCGCGGAGCAGGATGCGACCCTGGTCTATTGTGTGTCGGACAGGATCGGCAGCGGGGACGATAAGCTGGGAGAGTTGCTGATGCAGAGTTTCATCAAATCGCTCCTCGACATGCCGCCGCTGCCGAAACGGATGATTTTCCTCAACAGCGCCGTGCGCCTGGCGACGGAAGGTTCCGCGGTTCTCGAGACCCTGCAGCACCTGGAAAAACAGGGGGTGGAAATCTTTTCCTGTGGAACCTGCCTCGATTTTTTCGGTCTCAAGGAACAGCTGCGGGTCGGTAAAGCCACCAACATGTTCGATGTCATCACGTCATTGCGCACCTTCGAGCGGGTGGTGCAGCCATGA
- a CDS encoding aminotransferase class V-fold PLP-dependent enzyme — protein sequence MIYLDNAATTFPKPDSVWEAVVDCGRNSCGNPGRSGHPLAAAAAREIFAAREALAEFFNAGDSSRIVFTCNATMALNTALYGYLTDGGHVITSSMEHNSVMRPLHTLQQQGRITLTVVPCSPRGELDPDDVKRAVQADTRLVVLTHASNVCGTIFPVADVKQRLPEVPLLVDAAQTAGALPIDIVQSGIDMLAFAGHKGLLGPMGTGGLYVAPSLRLAPVMQGGTGSRSEDLAHPGFMPDALEAGTPNVPGVCGLHAGVRFLQETGVATVRAHEMSLTRLLIDGLAGHDRIRIHGPADPARQTAVVSVTINGRDPGAIARSLDRDFGIACRASLHCAPLAHQTLGTCPEGTVRLSMSYFNTLDDMQQAVRALHAIAEQEEA from the coding sequence ATGATCTATCTCGACAATGCCGCGACCACTTTCCCCAAGCCGGATTCGGTCTGGGAAGCGGTTGTCGATTGCGGCAGGAACAGTTGCGGCAACCCCGGACGCAGCGGCCATCCGCTGGCTGCGGCGGCAGCCCGCGAGATATTCGCCGCCCGCGAGGCTCTGGCGGAATTCTTTAATGCCGGGGATTCCTCCCGCATCGTCTTCACCTGCAATGCCACCATGGCCCTCAACACGGCCCTCTACGGCTACCTGACCGATGGTGGACACGTCATCACCTCCTCCATGGAGCACAATTCGGTGATGCGGCCGCTGCACACCCTGCAGCAGCAAGGGCGGATCACCCTGACGGTGGTGCCCTGCAGCCCGCGGGGCGAGCTCGATCCGGACGATGTGAAGCGGGCCGTGCAAGCCGACACCAGGCTTGTGGTCCTTACCCACGCCTCCAATGTCTGCGGCACGATCTTTCCTGTCGCCGACGTGAAGCAGCGTCTGCCCGAGGTACCGCTGCTGGTCGATGCGGCGCAGACAGCGGGTGCCCTGCCCATCGATATCGTGCAATCCGGCATCGACATGCTGGCCTTCGCCGGTCACAAGGGATTGCTTGGGCCGATGGGGACCGGCGGCCTGTATGTCGCTCCGTCGCTGCGCCTTGCGCCTGTGATGCAGGGTGGAACGGGCAGCCGTTCGGAGGACCTGGCCCATCCCGGTTTTATGCCCGATGCACTGGAAGCCGGCACACCCAATGTGCCTGGAGTATGCGGATTGCATGCGGGAGTACGGTTTCTGCAGGAGACGGGGGTCGCAACGGTCAGGGCGCACGAAATGTCCCTGACCCGGTTGTTGATCGACGGCCTTGCCGGACACGACAGGATCCGCATTCACGGCCCGGCGGATCCGGCAAGGCAGACCGCGGTGGTATCCGTCACCATCAACGGCCGGGATCCCGGTGCCATCGCCCGGTCCCTGGACCGGGATTTCGGTATCGCCTGTCGGGCCAGCCTGCATTGCGCCCCGCTGGCTCACCAGACCCTGGGAACCTGCCCCGAGGGGACAGTACGGCTTTCCATGAGCTATTTCAACACGTTAGACGATATGCAGCAAGCCGTTCGGGCTCTGCATGCGATAGCCGAGCAGGAGGAAGCATGA